The following are from one region of the Mangifera indica cultivar Alphonso chromosome 14, CATAS_Mindica_2.1, whole genome shotgun sequence genome:
- the LOC123196459 gene encoding LOW QUALITY PROTEIN: probable metal-nicotianamine transporter YSL5 (The sequence of the model RefSeq protein was modified relative to this genomic sequence to represent the inferred CDS: inserted 1 base in 1 codon): MDQRRRRDEEEEEVENVFTSKEGYEKKEKKQQREGEEEEVFSIERVFENRPIPSWRRQLTIRAFVVSFVLSILFSFIVMKLNLTTGIIPSLNVSAGLLGFFFVKTWTKFLEKFSLLKQPFTRQENTVIQTCVVASSGIAFSGGFGSYLFGLSERIAKQSEDTYNGYKNPSLRWIIGFLFIVSFLGLFSVVPLRKIMIIDFKLTYPSGTATAYLINSFHTIEGAKLAKKQVRTLGKFFSFSFLWGFFQWFFTAGSGCGFANFPTFGLQAYKNRFFFDFSATYVGVGMICPYVINISVLVGGILSWGLMWPLIENKEGDWYSKGLGKTSLHGIQGYRVFIAIAMILGDGLYNFFKVLTRTLSGLFYQVRNREMTSNLPIADQDSPVISKLSYDDQKRTQLFLKDQIPTWFAIAGYVTIAAVSIFSLPHIFPELQWYYVLVIYICAPTLAFCNAYGCGLTDWSLASTYGKLAIFTIGAWAGSAHGGVLAGLAACGVMMNIVSTASDLSQDFKTGYLTLASPRSMFVSQIIGTAMGCIISPCVFWLFYKAFDDLGLPGSEYPAPFAVVYRNMAKLGVEGFSALPKECLLLCYIFFGGAVVINLMRDTLGKIGSYIPLPMAMAIPFYLGPYFAIDMCVGSFILFVWSKIDKVKADNFGPAVASGLICGEGIWTLPSSILALAGIKPPICMKFLSGXTNSRVDNFLGSS, from the exons ATGGATCAACGCAGGAGGAGAgatgaggaggaagaagaagttgAGAATGTTTTCACCTCAAAAGAGGGTTAtgaaaagaaggagaagaagcaGCAGCGAGAgggagaagaagaggaggtgTTTTcaatagagagagtttttgagaACAGGCCAATTCCTTCTTGGAGGAGACAGTTGACAATCAGAGCCTTTGTAGTGAGCTTTGTGTTGAGTATACTTTTCAGCTTCATTGTAATGAAGTTGAATCTCACTACTGGTATTATTCCTTCTCTCAATGTCTCTGCTGGCCTTCTGGGGTTCTTTTTTGTCAAGACTTGGactaaatttcttgaaaaatttagtCTTTTAAAACAACCCTTTACCAGGCAGGAGAATACAGTCATTCAAACCTGTGTTGTGGCCTCTTCCGGCATAGCCTTCAGCG GGGGTTTTGGGAGTTACCTCTTTGGACTGAGTGAGCGAATTGCTAAGCAATCTGAAGACACCTACAATGGCTACAAAAACCCTTCACTTAGATGGATAATTGGCTTTCTCTTCATTGTCAGTTTTCTTGGTCTTTTCTCTGTGGTGCCTCTTCGAAAG ATTATGATCATAGACTTTAAGTTGACATATCCAAGTGGTACTGCAACTGCTTATTTAATCAATAGCTTCCACACTATTGAAGGAGCCAAGCTAGCAAA GAAACAAGTGAGAACACTTGGCAAATTCTTCTCCTTCAGCTTCTTGTGGGGTTTCTTCCAGTGGTTCTTTACTGCAGGAAGTGGTTGTGGATTTGCTAACTTCCCTACATTTGGGCTCCAAGCATATAAAAACAG GTTTTTCTTTGACTTCTCAGCAACATATGTTGGAGTCGGGATGATTTGCCCCTACGTTATAAATATATCTGTCTTGGTTGGTGGAATTCTTTCTTGGGGTCTAATGTGGCCTCTCATAGAAAATAAGGAGGGTGATTGGTACAGTAAAGGTCTTGGCAAAACTAGCCTACATGGCATTCAGGGTTACAGG GTATTTATCGCCATAGCCATGATCCTAGGTGATGGACTGTACAACTTCTTCAAGGTGCTCACTCGAACCCTTTCAGGCTTGTTTTATCAAGTGCGTAATCGAGAGATGACCAGCAATCTCCCCATAGCAGACCAAGATTCTCCTGTGATCTCTAAGCTCTCTTATGATGACCAAAAACGCACCCAACTATTCCTTAAAGATCAGATTCCAACATGGTTTGCGATTGCAGGATATGTAACAATTGCTGCAGtttctattttctctcttcCACACATCTTTCCTGAACTTCAATGGTATTATGTGTTGGTCATCTATATCTGTGCGCCAACCTTAGCTTTCTGTAATGCATATGGGTGTGGACTCACAGATTGGTCTCTTGCATCCACCTATGGAAAGCTTGCAATCTTTACAATTGGGGCATGGGCTGGTTCTGCACACGGTGGTGTTCTTGCTGGCTTAGCAGCATGTGGAGTCATGATGAATATTGTTTCAACTGCCTCTGATCTATCACAAGATTTCAAGACAGGTTATTTGACTCTAGCATCTCCTCGCTCCATGTTTGTGAGCCAAATTATAGGCACTGCAATGGGGTGTATCATTAGCCCCTGTGTCTTTTGGCTTTTCTACAAGGCATTTGATGACCTTGGACTTCCTGGAAGTGAATATCCTGCTCCCTTTGCTGTTGTGTACCGGAACATGGCTAAATTGGGCGTAGAAGGTTTCTCAGCTCTACCAAAGGAATGCCTCTTGCTTTGTTATATATTCTTTGGAGGCGCTGTAGTGATAAACCTGATGAGGGATACCTTGGGAAAGATTGGGTCGTACATTCCTCTTCCGATGGCTATGGCTATACCTTTTTATTTGGGACCATACTTTGCGATTGACATGTGTGTTGGaagctttattttatttgtatggtCAAAGATAGACAAGGTCAAAGCAGATAATTTTGGACCAGCAGTGGCTTCTGGTTTGATTTGTGGGGAAGGAATATGGACTTTGCCAAGTTCAATTCTTGCTCTAGCAGGCATAAAGCCACCCATTTGCATGAAGTTCTTGTCAG CAACTAATTCCAGGGTTGATAACTTCTTAGGGTCGTCTTAA
- the LOC123195722 gene encoding DNA-binding protein RHL1 isoform X2 has protein sequence MVRVAVRDSSPPPSKKKKQVDKDVERTRLKTLAFKKKMLSDIPAKGFTPLNPTNQVIKHHGKDILRKSSLRKNRYLFSFPGLLAPISNGGGKIGELKNLGTQNPVLYLDFPQGQMKLFGTIVYPENRYLTLQFSRGGKNVTCEDYFDNMIVFSDAWWVGKKDENLDEVRLDFPKELSEGKNSEYDFKGGVGAASVNKQGVFKSVMKDSEEKSIELESDDDISDVDLKFKDMMEVTPVRHSERTAGKRFKFAEVSSEDDPAESDADMPEGDKKKGDISTSKKTNVTKSKQPSSSHCGVLVQTSISALFNKVVEKADNPRKKGKLSTEKSTGTESTAKENGYEFEDDNIAGSTSPETSNGSGGWAAF, from the exons ATGGTGAGAGTGGCGGTGCGAGATTCCTCTCCTCCTCCttccaagaagaagaaacaagttGATAAGGACGTGGAGCGCACGCGCCTCAAAACCCTTGCTTTCAAGAAGAAGATGCTCTCGGATATTCCTGCCAAAGGTTTCACGCCTCTAAACCCCACCAACCAGGTCATCAAACACCACGGTAAAGACATTCTTCGCAAGTCGTCGCTGAGGAAGAACCGCTACCTGTTCTCTTTTCCAGGTCTTCTTGCGCCTATTAGTAATGGTGGTGGTAAGATCGGTGAATTGAAGAATTTGGGTACACAAAACCCTGTCCTTTACCTTGATTTTCCTCAG GGGCAAATGAAGCTGTTTGGAACCATTGTGTACCCAGAGAACAGATACTTAACTTTGCAGTTTTCTCGAGGTGGCAAGAATGTTACATGtgaagattattttgataacatG ATTGTGTTTTCTGATGCATGGTGGGTTGGGAAAAAAGATGAGAATCTGGATGAAGTTCGACTTGATTTTCCAAAAGAACTAAGTGAG GGAAAAAATTCAGAATATGACTTCAAAGGTGGTGTCGGTGCAGCATCTGTAAATAAGCAAGGTGTTTTCAAGAGTGTAATGAAAGACTCAGAGGAAAAGTCAATTGAACTTGAGTCCGACGACGATATTTCAGatgttgatttaaaatttaaagatatgaTGGAAGTGACCCCTGTTCGACATTCTGAGAGAACTGCTGGAAAAAGATTCAA ATTTGCAGAAGTTTCTTCAGAGGATGATCCTGCTGAAAGTGATGCAGACATGCCTGAGGGAGATAAAAAGAAAGGAGATATTTCAACTAGCAAAAAAACTAATG TGACCAAGTCCAAGCAACCCTCATCCAGTCATTGTGGAGTACTTGTCCAAACAAGCATATCAGCATTATTCAATAAAGTGGTGGAAAAG GCAGACAACCCCAGGAAAAAGGGGAAACTGAGCACTGAAAAATCCACTG GGACAGAGAGTACAGCTAAGGAGAACGGATATGAG TTTGAAGATGATAACATTGCAGGCAGCACAAGCCCTGAG ACATCAAATGGAAGTGGAGGTTGGGCTGCTTTCTGA
- the LOC123195722 gene encoding DNA-binding protein RHL1 isoform X4, producing the protein MVRVAVRDSSPPPSKKKKQVDKDVERTRLKTLAFKKKMLSDIPAKGFTPLNPTNQVIKHHGKDILRKSSLRKNRYLFSFPGLLAPISNGGGKIGELKNLGTQNPVLYLDFPQGQMKLFGTIVYPENRYLTLQFSRGGKNVTCEDYFDNMIVFSDAWWVGKKDENLDEVRLDFPKELSEGKNSEYDFKGGVGAASVNKQGVFKSVMKDSEEKSIELESDDDISDVDLKFKDMMEVTPVRHSERTAGKRFKFAEVSSEDDPAESDADMPEGDKKKGDISTSKKTNVTKSKQPSSSHCGVLVQTSISALFNKVVEKADNPRKKGKLSTEKSTGTESTAKENGYEFEDDNIAGSTSPEG; encoded by the exons ATGGTGAGAGTGGCGGTGCGAGATTCCTCTCCTCCTCCttccaagaagaagaaacaagttGATAAGGACGTGGAGCGCACGCGCCTCAAAACCCTTGCTTTCAAGAAGAAGATGCTCTCGGATATTCCTGCCAAAGGTTTCACGCCTCTAAACCCCACCAACCAGGTCATCAAACACCACGGTAAAGACATTCTTCGCAAGTCGTCGCTGAGGAAGAACCGCTACCTGTTCTCTTTTCCAGGTCTTCTTGCGCCTATTAGTAATGGTGGTGGTAAGATCGGTGAATTGAAGAATTTGGGTACACAAAACCCTGTCCTTTACCTTGATTTTCCTCAG GGGCAAATGAAGCTGTTTGGAACCATTGTGTACCCAGAGAACAGATACTTAACTTTGCAGTTTTCTCGAGGTGGCAAGAATGTTACATGtgaagattattttgataacatG ATTGTGTTTTCTGATGCATGGTGGGTTGGGAAAAAAGATGAGAATCTGGATGAAGTTCGACTTGATTTTCCAAAAGAACTAAGTGAG GGAAAAAATTCAGAATATGACTTCAAAGGTGGTGTCGGTGCAGCATCTGTAAATAAGCAAGGTGTTTTCAAGAGTGTAATGAAAGACTCAGAGGAAAAGTCAATTGAACTTGAGTCCGACGACGATATTTCAGatgttgatttaaaatttaaagatatgaTGGAAGTGACCCCTGTTCGACATTCTGAGAGAACTGCTGGAAAAAGATTCAA ATTTGCAGAAGTTTCTTCAGAGGATGATCCTGCTGAAAGTGATGCAGACATGCCTGAGGGAGATAAAAAGAAAGGAGATATTTCAACTAGCAAAAAAACTAATG TGACCAAGTCCAAGCAACCCTCATCCAGTCATTGTGGAGTACTTGTCCAAACAAGCATATCAGCATTATTCAATAAAGTGGTGGAAAAG GCAGACAACCCCAGGAAAAAGGGGAAACTGAGCACTGAAAAATCCACTG GGACAGAGAGTACAGCTAAGGAGAACGGATATGAG TTTGAAGATGATAACATTGCAGGCAGCACAAGCCCTGAG GGGTAG
- the LOC123195722 gene encoding DNA-binding protein RHL1 isoform X3: MVRVAVRDSSPPPSKKKKQVDKDVERTRLKTLAFKKKMLSDIPAKGFTPLNPTNQVIKHHGKDILRKSSLRKNRYLFSFPGLLAPISNGGGKIGELKNLGTQNPVLYLDFPQGQMKLFGTIVYPENRYLTLQFSRGGKNVTCEDYFDNMIVFSDAWWVGKKDENLDEVRLDFPKELSEGKNSEYDFKGGVGAASVNKQGVFKSVMKDSEEKSIELESDDDISDVDLKFKDMMEVTPVRHSERTAGKRFKFAEVSSEDDPAESDADMPEGDKKKGDISTSKKTNVTKSKQPSSSHCGVLVQTSISALFNKVVEKADNPRKKGKLSTEKSTDEGTESTAKENGYEFEDDNIAGSTSPEG; this comes from the exons ATGGTGAGAGTGGCGGTGCGAGATTCCTCTCCTCCTCCttccaagaagaagaaacaagttGATAAGGACGTGGAGCGCACGCGCCTCAAAACCCTTGCTTTCAAGAAGAAGATGCTCTCGGATATTCCTGCCAAAGGTTTCACGCCTCTAAACCCCACCAACCAGGTCATCAAACACCACGGTAAAGACATTCTTCGCAAGTCGTCGCTGAGGAAGAACCGCTACCTGTTCTCTTTTCCAGGTCTTCTTGCGCCTATTAGTAATGGTGGTGGTAAGATCGGTGAATTGAAGAATTTGGGTACACAAAACCCTGTCCTTTACCTTGATTTTCCTCAG GGGCAAATGAAGCTGTTTGGAACCATTGTGTACCCAGAGAACAGATACTTAACTTTGCAGTTTTCTCGAGGTGGCAAGAATGTTACATGtgaagattattttgataacatG ATTGTGTTTTCTGATGCATGGTGGGTTGGGAAAAAAGATGAGAATCTGGATGAAGTTCGACTTGATTTTCCAAAAGAACTAAGTGAG GGAAAAAATTCAGAATATGACTTCAAAGGTGGTGTCGGTGCAGCATCTGTAAATAAGCAAGGTGTTTTCAAGAGTGTAATGAAAGACTCAGAGGAAAAGTCAATTGAACTTGAGTCCGACGACGATATTTCAGatgttgatttaaaatttaaagatatgaTGGAAGTGACCCCTGTTCGACATTCTGAGAGAACTGCTGGAAAAAGATTCAA ATTTGCAGAAGTTTCTTCAGAGGATGATCCTGCTGAAAGTGATGCAGACATGCCTGAGGGAGATAAAAAGAAAGGAGATATTTCAACTAGCAAAAAAACTAATG TGACCAAGTCCAAGCAACCCTCATCCAGTCATTGTGGAGTACTTGTCCAAACAAGCATATCAGCATTATTCAATAAAGTGGTGGAAAAG GCAGACAACCCCAGGAAAAAGGGGAAACTGAGCACTGAAAAATCCACTG ATGAAGGGACAGAGAGTACAGCTAAGGAGAACGGATATGAG TTTGAAGATGATAACATTGCAGGCAGCACAAGCCCTGAG GGGTAG
- the LOC123196498 gene encoding pentatricopeptide repeat-containing protein At1g05750, chloroplastic-like — protein sequence MISGLMRIGRVSEARKVFDEMPERDVASWSAMVSGYSQCGVGVEALRVFRDMVEAMVIPNLPGLVSAVSACAQLRALDEGVWLHDYIVKSKFEIDVTLGTVLLDMYGRCGCIERAVEVFNCMPEKNVLSWNLMIAGLAMNGHSRLVDEGLRLFGLMTQKYKIEPQREHYGCVVDLLGLSNVNQESDVLEAVKLRGS from the exons ATGATTTCTGGGTTAATGAGAATTGGGAGAGTCAGTGAGGCGCGGaaggtgtttgatgaaatgcctGAAAGGGATGTGGCATCGTGGAGTGCTATGGTTTCTGGGTACTCGCAATGTGGGGTGGGCGTGGAGGCTTTGAGGGTTTTTAGGGATATGGTTGAGGCCATGGTGATTCCTAATTTGCCTGGTTTGGTTAGTGCTGTTTCGGCTTGCGCACAATTAAGAGCATTGGATGAAGGTGTGTGGTTGCATGATTATATTGTTAAAAGCAAATTTGAGATTGATGTGACTTTGGGCACGGTGCTTTTGGACATGTATGGGAGGTGTGGATGTATTGAGAGAGCTGTTGAAGTCTTCAATTGTATGCCTGAGAAGAATGTGCTTTCCTGGAATTTGATGATAGCTGGCTTGGCAATGAATGG TCACTCAAGGTTGGTTGATGAGGGACTTCGGCTTTTTGGTCTTATGACTCAAAAGTATAAGATTGAACCACAACGAGAGCACTATGGTTGTGTGGTTGATCTTCTTGG GTTAAGCAATGTGAACCAGGAAAGTGATGTTCTTGAAGCAGTGAAACTTAGAGGTTCATAA
- the LOC123195722 gene encoding DNA-binding protein RHL1 isoform X1: protein MVRVAVRDSSPPPSKKKKQVDKDVERTRLKTLAFKKKMLSDIPAKGFTPLNPTNQVIKHHGKDILRKSSLRKNRYLFSFPGLLAPISNGGGKIGELKNLGTQNPVLYLDFPQGQMKLFGTIVYPENRYLTLQFSRGGKNVTCEDYFDNMIVFSDAWWVGKKDENLDEVRLDFPKELSEGKNSEYDFKGGVGAASVNKQGVFKSVMKDSEEKSIELESDDDISDVDLKFKDMMEVTPVRHSERTAGKRFKFAEVSSEDDPAESDADMPEGDKKKGDISTSKKTNVTKSKQPSSSHCGVLVQTSISALFNKVVEKADNPRKKGKLSTEKSTDEGTESTAKENGYEFEDDNIAGSTSPETSNGSGGWAAF, encoded by the exons ATGGTGAGAGTGGCGGTGCGAGATTCCTCTCCTCCTCCttccaagaagaagaaacaagttGATAAGGACGTGGAGCGCACGCGCCTCAAAACCCTTGCTTTCAAGAAGAAGATGCTCTCGGATATTCCTGCCAAAGGTTTCACGCCTCTAAACCCCACCAACCAGGTCATCAAACACCACGGTAAAGACATTCTTCGCAAGTCGTCGCTGAGGAAGAACCGCTACCTGTTCTCTTTTCCAGGTCTTCTTGCGCCTATTAGTAATGGTGGTGGTAAGATCGGTGAATTGAAGAATTTGGGTACACAAAACCCTGTCCTTTACCTTGATTTTCCTCAG GGGCAAATGAAGCTGTTTGGAACCATTGTGTACCCAGAGAACAGATACTTAACTTTGCAGTTTTCTCGAGGTGGCAAGAATGTTACATGtgaagattattttgataacatG ATTGTGTTTTCTGATGCATGGTGGGTTGGGAAAAAAGATGAGAATCTGGATGAAGTTCGACTTGATTTTCCAAAAGAACTAAGTGAG GGAAAAAATTCAGAATATGACTTCAAAGGTGGTGTCGGTGCAGCATCTGTAAATAAGCAAGGTGTTTTCAAGAGTGTAATGAAAGACTCAGAGGAAAAGTCAATTGAACTTGAGTCCGACGACGATATTTCAGatgttgatttaaaatttaaagatatgaTGGAAGTGACCCCTGTTCGACATTCTGAGAGAACTGCTGGAAAAAGATTCAA ATTTGCAGAAGTTTCTTCAGAGGATGATCCTGCTGAAAGTGATGCAGACATGCCTGAGGGAGATAAAAAGAAAGGAGATATTTCAACTAGCAAAAAAACTAATG TGACCAAGTCCAAGCAACCCTCATCCAGTCATTGTGGAGTACTTGTCCAAACAAGCATATCAGCATTATTCAATAAAGTGGTGGAAAAG GCAGACAACCCCAGGAAAAAGGGGAAACTGAGCACTGAAAAATCCACTG ATGAAGGGACAGAGAGTACAGCTAAGGAGAACGGATATGAG TTTGAAGATGATAACATTGCAGGCAGCACAAGCCCTGAG ACATCAAATGGAAGTGGAGGTTGGGCTGCTTTCTGA
- the LOC123196499 gene encoding pentatricopeptide repeat-containing protein At4g18840-like: MVSISSEAARKTVEALTLLHHPSLSQALKAFTSLSQLKQTHAHLIISGLTPNLFTTTRLLACAALSPSAHNLSYAAAIFQHFPKPSLFMYNTMLRALSYHPDRYYVCFEYYKRLLCNGFVPDKFTFPFVVRACWVFGDLGLGQQVHCHILKFGLGCDVFVVNHVLNMYLGFGELHYARNVFEECLGFVDVVSWTSLISGCWSLGEVELARWYFDVMPCKSVVSWNVMISGLMRIGRVSEARKVFDEMPERDVASWGAMVSGYSQCGMGGEALRVFREMVEAMVVPNLPALVSAVSACAQLRALDDGVWLHDYIVKNKFDIDVTLGTALLDMYGRCGYIERAVEVFNCMAEKNVLSWNSMIASLAMNGFGRLGLSLFWQMQLFGLKPNDFTFIALFAGCSHSGLVDEGLRLFGLMTQKYKIKPQREHYGCVVDLLGRAGMIEEALKFVQGMPVEPHPELWGSLVGACSIHEDIELGRRLGKHLINLDLQRCGRYALLSNLFASARRWDDVEMVRKLMKDRKVLKSPGNSVVES; encoded by the coding sequence ATGGTTTCAATTTCAAGTGAAGCAGCACGAAAAACAGTAGAAGCTCTCACACTTCTTCACCATCCATCACTCTCTCAAGCTCTCAAAGCCTTCACATCCCTTTCCCAACTCAAACAAACTCATGCCCATCTCATCATCTCCGGTCTCACTCCCAATCTCTTCACAACCACTCGCCTTCTCGCCTGCGCGGCCCTTTCCCCTTCTGCCCACAACCTTTCTTATGCTGCCGCAATCTTCCAGCACTTCCCCAAACCCTCCCTCTTCATGTACAACACCATGCTTCGCGCCTTGTCTTACCACCCGGATCGGTACTACGTTTGCTTTGAGTATTACAAGCGTCTGTTATGTAACGGGTTTGTACCCGATAAGTTTACTTTCCCTTTTGTTGTTCGCGCTTGTTGGGTTTTTGGTGATCTGGGTCTTGGACAACAAGTGCATTGTCACATATTGAAATTTGGGTTGGGTTGTGATGTGTTTGTTGTGAATCATGTTTTGAATATGTACTTGGGGTTTGGCGAATTGCATTACGCGCGTAATGTGTTTGAAGAATGTTTGGGGTTCGTTGATGTTGTGTCGTGGACGAGTTTGATTAGCGGGTGTTGGAGTTTGGGGGAGGTTGAGTTGGCGAGATGGTACTTTGATGTTATGCCTTGTAAGAGTGTTGTTTCGTGGAATGTGATGATTTCTGGGTTAATGAGAATTGGGAGAGTCAGTGAAGCGCGGaaggtgtttgatgaaatgcctGAACGAGATGTGGCATCGTGGGGTGCTATGGTTTCTGGGTACTCGCAATGTGGGATGGGCGGGGAGGCTTTGAGGGTTTTTAGGGAAATGGTTGAGGCCATGGTGGTTCCTAATTTGCCTGCTTTGGTTAGTGCTGTTTCGGCTTGTGCACAGTTGAGGGCATTGGATGATGGTGTGTGGTTGCATGATTATATTGTTAAAAACAAGTTTGATATTGATGTGACTTTGGGCACGGCGCTTTTGGACATGTATGGGAGGTGTGGATATATTGAGAGGGCTGTTGAAGTCTTCAATTGTATGGCTGAGAAGAATGTGCTTTCTTGGAATTCAATGATTGCTAGCTTGGCAATGAATGGGTTTGGAAGGCTAGGGTTGTCGTTATTTTGGCAAATGCAACTTTTTGGCCTGAAACCTAATGATTTTACATTCATTGCTTTGTTTGCTGGGTGTAGTCACTCAGGGTTGGTTGATGAGGGACTTCGGCTTTTTGGTCTTATGACTCAAAAGTATAAGATTAAACCACAACGAGAGCACTATGGTTGTGTGGTTGATCTTCTTGGACGAGCAGGCATGATTGAAGAAGCATTGAAATTTGTTCAAGGGATGCCTGTTGAGCCTCATCCTGAGTTGTGGGGTTCCCTCGTTGGTGCGTGTAGCATTCATGAGGATATTGAACTTGGCAGAAGACTGGGAAAACACCTCATCAACTTGGACCTTCAGCGCTGTGGCAGATATGCTTTATTATCTAATCTATTTGCATCTGCCAGAAGATGGGACGATGTGGAAATGGTAAGGAAGTTGATGAAAGATAGAAAGGTGTTGAAGTCCCCAGGCAACAGTGTTGTGGAATCATAA